The nucleotide window CGTTCGCCAGCCCGATCAGCATCCGGTGCTTGCCCTTCAACTGATTGTAGACTGCGGGCTCGACCGCCGCGTTCGGGAAGTCCGCACCGGGGTCGGCCGGGTTTTCGACCTTGTTCAGCACTAACTCGGGATAAATCTCACCCGGGATCGCCGCGACCTCCAGTTCGCCGAGTTTCAGATAACCGACTTCCGTTTTCACCGCGACCGGCTTCCCCACTTCCTTCGTCGGAACGAACTTCTTCGGAGTCGGCGTGCCATCCCAGGCGTACATCGTGCGGTTCAGCGTTCCGAACGACCACGCGAGCCGGTAGATGTTGTTCTCGACCGGAACGAGCAACTCGCGCGTGCGAATGTCGAACGGGGTGAGCGTGACCGGCACGGCCTCTTTGAGCGCCTTTTCCGCAAGCTGGCCGACCAACCGCCCGTACCGCTCGGACTTCTCGAACGTGCCGTCGGCGAGTTCCTTCCCCTTCTCGTCTTTCACCGGCAGCTTGAGCGTCGTCATCAGCCCGCCGACGGTGCCCGTGAAGTACGCCACGGGGCACTTCTGTGTCTCGCGGAGTTGCTTCACCGTGTAGTAGATGAAGTCCGCGGTGACCTCGGTGTTGCGCGAGTCGAGCGCTTCGGGGTGGCAGTTCCACTGCACCAGCACGCCGAGCGGCTTGTCCGTCTTCGGCTCGAAAAACTTGAGCACCACCAGTTCGTCGTGCTTCACGACCGGCTTGCGGTTGTCGTTGATGAGGGCCGGATCGGCGGCCGTGCCGATTTTAACCGTTGCGGCGGCGAGCGCTTTCTCCGCGGCCTTGACGGCCTCCGCGCACCCGGCTTCGACCCGCTTGAGGTAATCGGGATCGACGCCGCTCTGAACCGGCGACGCGCCCCAGAGGCCGAGCGTGTCCGGCCCTTCGTGGTTGTGGGTGGCGGACACCAGCACGTACTTGAACCCGGTCAGCTTCTCGCGCACCCGCTCCACGCTGGGCAGGAACAGCCCGACCACATCGACCGAAACGAACGCGATCTTCTCGTCACCGTCGGCCATCACGACCGCCCGCGCCATGATCGGGTCGTGAACCGTCGTGGCCTTGCGGTTCTGTCCGAAGCCGGCGAGGAACACGGACTTCTTCCCCGCACCGACTTCCGGCGTCAGGTCGGTCTCGCCGAACCCAACTTTGAACTCACCGGCGGTACAGGGGAGAACGAACAAGGCGAGCGCGGAGAGAGTGCAGGCGAAGCGCATGAATAGTTCTCGTGCGAAGAAGAGCAAGCACAAGGAGCGACAGGGCCTCTACGGAAGGCACAACGGGACTGGGCAGGAAGGCCCCGAATAGCAGCGCGATGCTACCGTATCCTTAAATCGCCTCAGCCGGCGCACTCGCGCATGTACCGGATGCTCTCCCGCGCGATCGTGTCGGGATCGGGGGAGTAGTCGAACACCTCCACCGACACCCAACCGGTGTAGTCTACGTCCTTCAGCGCCTGGAAGATCGGCTTGAAGTCGGTGGGGCCGAACCCGGGGCCGCGCTTGTTCGGGTCGTTCGCGTGGAAGTGGTACATCCAGTCGCGGTTCGCCCGGATCACGTCCGGCGGCGGCGCCACCTCGGCCGACATCGCTTTCACGTCCAGGTGCAGCTTCACGAACGGGTGCGCGAGTTGCTTCGCGAGCGCGACGCCCTGCGCGGCGCTGGTCATGAAGTTCGTTTCTGCCGGCGTTAACGGTTCGAGGCACAGGTACACCCGGCTGCGTTCCAGTGCCGGGAGGCAGTGCCGGAGCGTGTCGAGGGCGTACTCCTCGCCTTGTGCGTGACTCATCCCGTCGGGCAGGTTCCGCTGGAACGGCGAACCGAGTACGAGGATGTCGCCGCCGAGGTCGGCTGCGGCGTAGGCGAGTTCTGCGAGGTACTCGCCGGTCCGCTTGCGCACCGCCGCATCGGATGAGGTGAGGTGAAAACCCTCGGTTTTAGCGAGCAGCCAGTGCAGCCCGATGATCTGGACACCGGCGGCTTCCGCGTGTCTGCGCAACTCGGTGCGGCGGCCGGCGCTCACCTCGGTGACGAGCGGCGCGAGCGTGAACGGGGCCACCTCCAGCCCCGTGTACCCCAGCTCCGCGACGCGGGCGCACACCCGGGCGTGGTCCCAGCCCTCGAACGTCTCGTTGCAGATCGCGTACTTCATGGGAGGGTCACCTCGCGCGCCTTGCGGGCCGCCCGCGCCTCGGTCGGGTCGATCAGCGTCAGCTTCACGGACTTCTGGTCCTTCGCGGCGGCGTAGAACTCGCGCGGCGTGGCCACCGCGGCGCCGTTCACGTGCGTGATGAGCCACCGCTTCGAAACGTCGGAGAGCTTCTGGTCGTCGATCTTCTTGAACGCCGCCGCCGCGGGCGAGTCCGCGGCGACCTCCTGGATCGTCACCCCGGGCGGCACACCTTCCGAGAGGATCTGCGGGTTGGCGTTGTTCTGCGCGAGCTGCGCCAACATACTCCCGTGATCGACCCGCAGCCCGAACACCGCGGCCGGGCGCGCGGAGGCGATGAACGGCTGCCCGTGCTGGAGCTTGCCGAGCGTCACGGTCACCTCCCCGGCCTGGGCGGTTGTGATCGTCACCTTCGAGCCCGCCAGGGCGCCGCTGATGTGGGTCAGCAGTTCCTCGTACCGGCGTATCCGGGCGCCGTTGATGTGCGTGATGGTGTCGCGGTCGCGGACGCCCGCGAGGGCGAGCGGGCCGAGCGGCAGCACCCAACTGATCGCCACGCCGTTCGGGGCCATATTCGGTAGGGCGTCGGGACCGTTCGGGATCTGGACGCCGAGGTAGCCAGCCTCGACCTCCTCGCCGCGGCACAGCACCGCGACGATCCGCTGGAGCCGGTCGTCCATCGGCAGCGCGTAGTCCGGGGCCTTCTCGCCCTGGCTCAGTACCGGGGCGGTGGTGGTCAAGCCGATCAGTTCGCCGTCGAGGTTGAGCAGCGCCGCCCCGCTGATGCCCGCGTTCAGCTTCGCGTCGTGTTCGAGCAGCGGGCCGTAGTAGTAGTAGCTGGTGGAGCGCTGGACCTCTTTGCCGCCCGCCAGGTTCAGCGACGAGTGGACGTTCGTGACGCTACCGAGGGCCGCGCTCGGCCGGTTGAGCCGGACGCCCGGCACGAAGGCGTTCGCCATCAGCACCGCCAGTTTGCCGGGCGCGACCGTCGGCCGCGCGCGATCGGTGGGTAACTTCACGTCCGCGAACTTGATGGCCCTCAGCCCCGGGGGCGGGTCGAGGAGCCGGAGCACTGCGAGGTCGGTGCGGGCGTCGGCCGCGTGGATGTCGGCGTACGAGCCCGCGTGCCCGGGCAGGTGGACGTAAACCTTCGTGGCGCCGTCCACGACGTGATAGGGGGTGAGGATCAGCCCCTTCTCATCGACGACCACCCCGCACGCGAACCCGTGGTCCGAGATGGTCCGCACGTCCGACAGGTCGAGCGCGTTCGCGACCGCGGGCTTCGCCTGCGGGTTGTCTTTCAGGTACTGCTTGGGGTCGAACCCGCCAAGCCGCCCGGGCGTGTCACCGCCGGGCTTCGCCGGGTACTGGTCGCTGCGCGACACCACCACACACGCGACGCTCGGCCCGGCGCCGGCGTGGGCCGCCTGGAGTTGGCGCTCGACGGCGCGGAGGAGTTCGCCGCTCGTCGGTTCCTGGCCGGTCAGCGCGACCGACGCGGTGAGAAGCAGCGGGAGCGCGAGAGCGGCGTATCGCATGAACCGCCTCCGGAAAGTTATCACTGTTTTACCCGCGGCAGCCAGGCGACGTAAGCCCCGACGCGCCCGGATATCGGCACACCACCGGGTGCGGAACTCATGCCTCCGCCGGTGCCTTCGCCGCGCGCACGTAAGCCTCGAAGTTCGCGACCGGGGTGTCCTTATCGACACCGTGGTTGAGGTTCAGGATGTGGCGCGCCCCGCCGCCGGCACGGCGGCACGCGCGGACCGCGTCGGCCACCTGCTCCGGCGTGCCGCCGCGAAGGATCTCCTCATCGACGTTGCCCTGGAACACGAGGTGCGGGTGGTCGCGCCGCGCCGCGGCCAAGTCGTGAACGCTCCCCAGGCTGATGACATCCGCGCCGGTCGCGCACATGCGCTCCAGGTACGGGCCTTCCTTCACGAAGAGGATGCGCGGGACGCCGGTCGCGCCCGCCAGGATTTCGGAGTGCTGGGGCTGCGCCCACGCGTCGTACTCGGCGGGCGACAGGGCGCCGGCCCACGAGTCGAAGAGCTGGTACGCGTCGGCCCCGTCGCCGATCAGCGTGCGCAAGAACCCCACGGTCGCGCCGGTGAGGCGCTCCAGGAGCCCGTTCCACACGGCGGGCGCGTCGGCGACGAACGCGCGAGTTGCTTCGACGTCCTTCCCGGTGCCGATGCAGTACGTCGCGACCGTGAACGGCGCGCCCGCGAACACCAGCACCGGCAGGTCGCCATGCAACTCGTCCTTGACGCGCTTCAGCAACTGGCGAATGTGCGCGTATGTCTCCGGCGCCGGATTCGGCGCGAGCCGGTCCAGGTCGCCGAGCGTGCGGACCGGGCGGTCCGGCACCGGGCCGGCGCCGGGCTTCAGCTCGAACGGCAGCCCCATCGCGACGGGGAGCGTGGTGATGTCGTAGAAGAGGATGATCGCGTCCACGCCGAACCGCCGCGGGCACAGCGACGCGCGGGTGGACGCCTCGACGTTCTCGGAGAACTCGAAGAACGACATCCCGGCCCGCACCTTGCGGAACTCGGGGTCCCAGCGCCCGGCCTGGCGCATGGCCCACACGGGGGCGCGCTCGACCCGCTCGCCGCGGGCCGCACGGATCAGAAGGTGCTTGTCGTGGAATGCGTCGGGCATGGTGGCTCACAGACCCACCCGCCCGGTCCCTTCCAATAAAAAGAAGGTTGATGGGGAAGGTGCGGTCTTCCGTCTTTCCCCCTCCCGAAAGCGAGAAGGGGTAGGGAGGGCATCTAGGCGCCGGGCGCACCCGGCTTCACACCAACATACAGAGTCGCCACACCGAACGTGAACGGTTCGTACCGGACTTCGGTGAGCCCGGCGGCCCGCATCTTCTCCGCGAGAGCGTCGTAGTCGGGGAACTTAAGCACGCTCGCGGGCAAATAACGGTACGCGTTCTCGCGGCTCCCC belongs to Gemmata obscuriglobus and includes:
- a CDS encoding neutral/alkaline non-lysosomal ceramidase N-terminal domain-containing protein; its protein translation is MRFACTLSALALFVLPCTAGEFKVGFGETDLTPEVGAGKKSVFLAGFGQNRKATTVHDPIMARAVVMADGDEKIAFVSVDVVGLFLPSVERVREKLTGFKYVLVSATHNHEGPDTLGLWGASPVQSGVDPDYLKRVEAGCAEAVKAAEKALAAATVKIGTAADPALINDNRKPVVKHDELVVLKFFEPKTDKPLGVLVQWNCHPEALDSRNTEVTADFIYYTVKQLRETQKCPVAYFTGTVGGLMTTLKLPVKDEKGKELADGTFEKSERYGRLVGQLAEKALKEAVPVTLTPFDIRTRELLVPVENNIYRLAWSFGTLNRTMYAWDGTPTPKKFVPTKEVGKPVAVKTEVGYLKLGELEVAAIPGEIYPELVLNKVENPADPGADFPNAAVEPAVYNQLKGKHRMLIGLANDELGYFIPKRQWDENAPFCYGLKKAQYGEMNSVGPEAAPVICGAFKELAKGK
- a CDS encoding sugar phosphate isomerase/epimerase family protein, whose translation is MKYAICNETFEGWDHARVCARVAELGYTGLEVAPFTLAPLVTEVSAGRRTELRRHAEAAGVQIIGLHWLLAKTEGFHLTSSDAAVRKRTGEYLAELAYAAADLGGDILVLGSPFQRNLPDGMSHAQGEEYALDTLRHCLPALERSRVYLCLEPLTPAETNFMTSAAQGVALAKQLAHPFVKLHLDVKAMSAEVAPPPDVIRANRDWMYHFHANDPNKRGPGFGPTDFKPIFQALKDVDYTGWVSVEVFDYSPDPDTIARESIRYMRECAG
- a CDS encoding S1C family serine protease, coding for MRYAALALPLLLTASVALTGQEPTSGELLRAVERQLQAAHAGAGPSVACVVVSRSDQYPAKPGGDTPGRLGGFDPKQYLKDNPQAKPAVANALDLSDVRTISDHGFACGVVVDEKGLILTPYHVVDGATKVYVHLPGHAGSYADIHAADARTDLAVLRLLDPPPGLRAIKFADVKLPTDRARPTVAPGKLAVLMANAFVPGVRLNRPSAALGSVTNVHSSLNLAGGKEVQRSTSYYYYGPLLEHDAKLNAGISGAALLNLDGELIGLTTTAPVLSQGEKAPDYALPMDDRLQRIVAVLCRGEEVEAGYLGVQIPNGPDALPNMAPNGVAISWVLPLGPLALAGVRDRDTITHINGARIRRYEELLTHISGALAGSKVTITTAQAGEVTVTLGKLQHGQPFIASARPAAVFGLRVDHGSMLAQLAQNNANPQILSEGVPPGVTIQEVAADSPAAAAFKKIDDQKLSDVSKRWLITHVNGAAVATPREFYAAAKDQKSVKLTLIDPTEARAARKAREVTLP
- a CDS encoding uroporphyrinogen decarboxylase family protein, producing MPDAFHDKHLLIRAARGERVERAPVWAMRQAGRWDPEFRKVRAGMSFFEFSENVEASTRASLCPRRFGVDAIILFYDITTLPVAMGLPFELKPGAGPVPDRPVRTLGDLDRLAPNPAPETYAHIRQLLKRVKDELHGDLPVLVFAGAPFTVATYCIGTGKDVEATRAFVADAPAVWNGLLERLTGATVGFLRTLIGDGADAYQLFDSWAGALSPAEYDAWAQPQHSEILAGATGVPRILFVKEGPYLERMCATGADVISLGSVHDLAAARRDHPHLVFQGNVDEEILRGGTPEQVADAVRACRRAGGGARHILNLNHGVDKDTPVANFEAYVRAAKAPAEA